GTCAATAACAATGCTGCGATCGAACCTGGTGAAGAGTTGAATAGCGTTACTGGTACCCCTTCTAGTCTCGCAGCAATTACCAGGAATTTGGCTCAAGGTAGCTACTACATAGATGTGGTAACGGGTTCTCCCACTTCCAGCAGCTCTTATAGTCTGAGTTTTGCAGCTAGTGCTATTCCTACCACAACTGCATCCGATCCTGGTAGCACGCCAGCTACAGCTTTAAATGTAGATACTCTCGCGGGTACTCGCACTTATCAGGACTTTGTAGGTACAACCGATCGCGATGACTTCTATCGTTTTGTGCTGGGTGATGTGCGTAGTTTCAATTTATCCCTCAGTGGTGTCAGCGATGGAGTGACTGCAAACCTGTATGGCGACAGCAACAGTAACGGTAGCATCGATCCTGGTGAGTTTTTAGCTAGTGCTGGTGCTTCTCCTAGCAGTATTGGCTCAATTGCAAGGACTTTAGGCGCAGGTACGTACTTTGTCGATATCGTGTCAAATACTCCGACTGTGAATACGAGCTACAATCTCAGTTTGACTGCATAACTCGATTTTGCCAAATCGGTTAAAAAGTAAGTGAATAAGAGCGATCGCGCTTTCTCTAACTAGCAAGGACGGGAAGCGCGATCGCACAAGCGAGTTAAGATAGAACCGCTCATTAAAATCATCGCAGAACTTGAGAGGTAAGTGAAAAGTGAGGTAATGATGAAAAGATACAAGCGATCCTAATCGAGAGGAACAGCCAAGCGGAACCAAATCATGATAACACCAGATAATCAGTCAGCTTGGGTCGAACTTCTGAGTCAAGATATTCCCGCTTTTAACATCGAAATCAACAAAATTCCAGTTTCAGAACGTCTGATGTTTCGCGATGCTAATCTGGCTGGACTCGACATTTCCCAAGCGAACATAAAACACTGCGACCTAACTGGTACAAATCTAGCTGGTAGCTCGGTGTCGGGATTGGCTCTTTCTCGGTGTAGACTCCAAGAAACTCAACTTGAAAATGTTCAATTAGATGATGATTATTGGGAACCTGTAATTACTCAGATTCAGATGTTGTGGCGCGATGTCGATGAATGGAATGCTTTTCGGCGTACTGGGCGACCAGCTATTCTTGAAAGTGCAAACTTTACTGGAGCAGACTTAGGTTGTGCAAATCTCAGTAACATGACTTTCACTACAGCACGTTTTGATGGTGCGCGTCTGGGTGGTTGCAATCTAAATGATACATCTTTTATCGGTGCATCTCTTGTCAATACTGACTGCACGAATTTACGTGCCACATCGGTCAACTTCGAGGATGCGGTGCTTGATGGTATTCGTTTCGATCGCGCCGAATTACGCTTTTGTAAGATGAGAAAAGCTAGCGCTGTTGGTGCTTCCTTTATCCTGGCATCTTTGATGGGTGCTGATATGCACGGCATAAAAGCTTTTCGGACGTGCTGGGATGGTGCGATGCTCGATCGAGTACTCTTATTCGATGCTCATCTCGATGGTAGTAGTTTCCGCAATGCTAAACTTACCAACTGCAATTTGATCGATGCCAGCCTGATTGCCTGTGTGTTTGACTATGCGGAAGCGATCGACAATAAAATGACTGATGCTATAACCGCAGGGGCATCATTTGTAGGCGTGCGAGGCGCGATCGGCCTGTGAATACTCAAAGTGTTAATAAGACAGACTATTCATACTCCCAAATAGCGACGCAAGAAACTTTCGAGGCTTTCTAATTTCAAGTTAAAAATCGATTCTACATTGGCAATTTCATGAGTTGTGCAGAAAAATTCATTTGCCAGTAAAGTCCGCAAAGTACCCAAAGATTTCCCGGTGTTGGGATTGAAAAGTCCGAATGCACCGCGCACTGCGTCAAACAATAATAGGGGCGGATTAATGACGATCGGTTCTCGATTAAAGATCCGACCAAAAATGTGGGGAATATCTTCCCGTTTGAGAATATCTGGCCCTCCTACTGGCAAAATTTGATTTCGCGCTGCTGGGGTGGAGACAGAATTGACGGCAATTCGGGCTAAATCGTCGGTACTGATAATAGAGGTACGGTTTTTCGGGTCACCCACAAGCAGATAAATCCCCGTTTGTCGAAACTGTTCCGCTAAAGGTAGGAGATTGGAGGAAAATCCAGAAGGACGTAAAATAGTGTAATTGAGACCGCTGGCTTGCAGGTATTTTTCTACTTCCCGCTTTGCCTTAAATGTGGGTGCGTTTTCATAACCGCGATCGGCTCCCAGCACAGAGATGAAGACAAAATGCTTGACTCCGATATCTTTAGCTCGATCGATTAATTCAATGTTGGCGCGATAATCGAGTGCGGCTGCATTGCCATCTGAGCCGTGAGCGCCGATCATATATTGAATGCCCTGGCAAGCTTTTTTGATATCTTTCTCTTGTTGCAAATCGCCAATAAAAATTTCGGCTCCTCGGTGTTCCAGTTCCGCATAGCGAGACATGAGGCGGACAAACGCCCGTACTGGCATCTCCTGTTCCCGCAATAGCCGCACAATCCGACGGCCTAATCCTCCTGTTGCT
The sequence above is a segment of the Aerosakkonema funiforme FACHB-1375 genome. Coding sequences within it:
- a CDS encoding pentapeptide repeat-containing protein; its protein translation is MITPDNQSAWVELLSQDIPAFNIEINKIPVSERLMFRDANLAGLDISQANIKHCDLTGTNLAGSSVSGLALSRCRLQETQLENVQLDDDYWEPVITQIQMLWRDVDEWNAFRRTGRPAILESANFTGADLGCANLSNMTFTTARFDGARLGGCNLNDTSFIGASLVNTDCTNLRATSVNFEDAVLDGIRFDRAELRFCKMRKASAVGASFILASLMGADMHGIKAFRTCWDGAMLDRVLLFDAHLDGSSFRNAKLTNCNLIDASLIACVFDYAEAIDNKMTDAITAGASFVGVRGAIGL
- a CDS encoding SDR family oxidoreductase gives rise to the protein MFLITGATGGLGRRIVRLLREQEMPVRAFVRLMSRYAELEHRGAEIFIGDLQQEKDIKKACQGIQYMIGAHGSDGNAAALDYRANIELIDRAKDIGVKHFVFISVLGADRGYENAPTFKAKREVEKYLQASGLNYTILRPSGFSSNLLPLAEQFRQTGIYLLVGDPKNRTSIISTDDLARIAVNSVSTPAARNQILPVGGPDILKREDIPHIFGRIFNREPIVINPPLLLFDAVRGAFGLFNPNTGKSLGTLRTLLANEFFCTTHEIANVESIFNLKLESLESFLRRYLGV